The window cttgatcttagccaaaaggctgagAAGCGATAAAAATTTGATGCAATTCTATTTGGCAAATCTTGCTCTTACATAGTGGGCAGTGGGATCCCTATTCAGAAAAGTTGTACAAGGCTGTATATTCAAGTTTATCCCATTTCCCTGAAGTAGTTTAAAGTTGCAGGTATTACATTAAGGCCTCCaatccattttttcctttttctattttttaattatatttaagtagctatacaaaggagttgccatattTTTTGTACAAGGTTACAGGGTGAAAATAAGGATCTTGTTGTAGTCTCTACATGCATATATCAATTTTCTCAGCATCATTTATTAAAGAGACAGTCTAATGtattttggctcctttgtcaaaaattatttgtttctagatcttttattgtatttcattgatttatatGTCCATTTCTGGGTCCATACCATGCTGATTTTGCTTTGGACTATAAACTAACTTGAAATTAGAGAATATTATACCCCTAGCATTGttgtttttgctcagggttgtTATTGCTATCTGGGGTCTCTTacattttcatatgaattttagatTTGAACTTcccatttcagtgaagaatgttaTTGTAATTTTGATATgaattatatttaatatgtagATTGCATTTAGTATTAATagccatttttttccaaaataattctGCTGAcccatgaacacagacagtattTCCATCTTCTTGTAGCTCCTTCAACTTCTCTTCAGTGTTTTATACTTTTCATTGCAGAGTTCTTACACTTTCTAAacttattcctaagtattttatttttgagggtattataaatgagattattttcctGGTTCCTTTCTCAGCCTTATTTTCATATGGAAATGCAACTGATTTTTGTATGCTCATTTTGTATCTTGCCATTTTACCAAAAAGTTTATGGGATCAGAGTTTTTCTGATGGAGACTTTCAGCTGTTTTAAGGGTAGAATCATGCCACTTTCCATTAGGAATAACATgattcttcctttcctatttcttctttctgattcaaTTAATCATGAGTGGAAATTATAATAGCATACAACACAAAACTAGTGTTTCTTGAaatgtttttttcatttaacttttaGAAGACCTACTCTTGTCATTTCTTCTTAGCCAATGGCTATTTCTTTTCAGCCTCCTGTCATTCAACATGTATGTATCCCACACCAGGAccttttccaaatatttattgGAGTATCAGCAGGGGGTGAAATAACCTTTTTTAACctattcttttcattcttttttattttattttatttttgccagtcccagggcttgaaatcacagcctgggcattgtccctgagcttcttttgctctaccagttgtgccacagtaccacttctggctttttctgtttatgtggtactaaggaatccatcccagggcttcatgcattctaggcaagtactcttagcactaagacacattcctagcCTTATTTTAACCTATCCTTTACTTCTTGGTCATTTCTCTACCTTGATCTCTCCTGAGAGATCCTGACCTGTAGCCACAGGTGAGATGTTCTTGATATCAAGTAGCTGTACCCATTAAGAGCCTatgtaggggctgagaatatggcctagtggcaaaagtgcttgccttatatacatgaaaccctgggttcgattccccagcaccacatattatacagaaaatggccagaagtagtgctgtggctcaagtggcagagtgctagccttgagcaaaaagaagccaggaactgtgctcaggccttgagtccaaggcccaggactaacaaacaaaaaaaaaaaaaaaaagaaaaagagagcttATGCACTCCTTCTCTAGGCTCACAGACAATCAATGTGCAGTTGCTTGGGGATGAATTTGAAAATTGGAGCTGAATTTCCAAAAAGATACAAAAAGAAGCAATGATGGAAAGATAAAATATGTGGCCAAGGATTAAATCTCAAGATGTAACCATGGTTCGGAATTCAAGAACACCAACAATCACAAATTGTTTAAGTCTGGTCTTTAAGAAAAGTATACTTCTTAAAGTAGGGGAATGAAAAAATATTACCTAATAGCTTGATTTTTAAATGGTATGTAGACCTGCTTGCTCTGGTTCTCTCAAACGTTAAGAAAAGATCTCTTTAGGTCTGACCTGTGCCCCATATTCACACTTTCATCTAACTGCCTATAGTTAGGAAGCATAGCCTCCCAGAGCCTAATAAACATTTAATATAGTCTAAACAGATTATTTTATTCCACAAACATATTTCTACACCAATCGATCCTATCTATGTAAATGTCCTACTATTCGTTCAGCTTACTTTTTTTGCCCTGACAGTCTAATCTTTATACTGTAATTAGAACTGTAGTTAAAACATGTATAAAAGTTACTCTCAATTAAAACTTCCCTATGGAAAACAGATTTTAAGCCTATTTTTTGTTGTCAGTTCATGCTTGCAACCTACTTATAagctattttgaaaatattatgctAAGTGAGAGAAACCAGACATTAAGGATCACAActgcattttatttaaatgtctAAAATAAGTAAATCTATAGAGTAGACTAATCATCAGGGAAAGGGGCAAATGGGAATGGAGACCCTGCTAATGGGTGTTATTTCTTGGAGgggagttgaaaaaaaaatctagaatttaGTATGATGGTGACACACTATGTTAATATACTAAACGCCACTGCATTGTATCTTAAAACAGTAAATATTATGATATGtgaattgtttaaatttttaaaatatcaagcaAAATCAAAAAGGTCTTGAAATTACAAGATGTACAGGTTAAGGAAGGATTGTTTTCTTGTTGTCTTATGGTGCTAGGGACGCTATCTCAAATGCTAGTCAAGAACTCTACTGAGCCCCAGCTCTGACTAGGTTATAAAAGATCTACGAAAAATTTTGAAACAAAGTTTTAGAGAAGTCAATGAGAATTAAGACTATTAAAACCTTTTCCCAGGCTGGGAGCTAGGCAGCTCAcctctgcaattctagctactcagaaggttgaaatctgaagatcccagttcaagccagctcaggcagaaaggtaattaatcacccaaaagctggaagcagaactatggatcaagagatagagtgctagccttgagcaaaaaagctcaaggacagggcccagactctgaattcaagccttaggtcTAGCACAATTAAGCAACTATCCCTTGGGAGAAAAAGCAGTTCAAATTTCTTTTCCAAAACTGAAAGTAGAACTTCAATGCCTTCCCTTTTTCTTAGGAGAAAATGCACACAACGGTTTAGAATGCACTATTAGCTGCAAAGCATGTAGCAAGGTAGCAAGATCCTGAGCGGGAGAGGGGAGAATAAAGAGGAATAAAGGGAAAGCACTGGAGGCTTCCACCCAGTGGTAAAGTAATTTCCATAGCATGGCATGAAATCCTGAATTGGATCTCAAACACCAAAAGGTAAGACTGCCCTAATCAATGTGGACGACTGTTTCCTGCCTGCTACCACTCTCTTTTGGGTGACTGTTTCTGTCACAAATCTCTTTCTGGTCTACAAACCCACTAGTATCATTGATACTTCAAGAGCTGTACAATaagcagaaataaaatacaagatGCCAGCTGAGCGATggcaactcatgcctgtaatcctagctactcaggagactgagatctgaggttcaccacaggaagccagccaaggcagggagctgtggctcaagtgtcagtgtcagctttgagcaaaaaatctcaggggccAGCTCCCTTgtcccgagtccaagcccaatattggcaccaaaacagaaagatacCCAGTAAAAGTCTGCATTTCAGATAGTTATCTTTTAGGTATTTCAAACTTTTATTCCAGAAATCAAATTTGACTGGAAGTCATGTTTGTATTTGCTACATCTGGTGGTAACTCTATATAGAAAAGGCCTCCTTGTCTCTTTAAACCTGAACCGCTTTCCGCAGTTTGCCAGGACCACTTGATTCTGTCACTTCACTGAGCCACTTGACTTGGAACTCAATCTCTCTGGACCTCACCTTTTGAAGCGACAGGTGAGGGGCCCACCTCTCAAGAACCGGGCGGCTTACACAAGGCTCAGTGTTTTGCAAAGCGCCCGCTAGCGACCTGCGGGTTCCCGGATGTTGGCGGTTCACCAGCCCAAGCTCAGCACAGCGAAGCGCCGGCCCCACCTCGGTGGAACCCAACGCAACTCAACAGAGCGAGTAAAACAACCAAACTACGAAGAAGATATGAACTATGTTTTCCACATGCTGAGCAAAACTCGCTAAACGGGGGGATCTTCCCACACCCTCCTGAGGTACAGCTGCTTCGAGAGGGCCTGAGAAGAGAGCGCCCGCAGTTCAGAGTAAGTCGCCCGCCTACTTCCGAGAGAAGAATGAGGCCCCGCCCACACGCTTCCGGTTTGGTGAACTTTCCTTCCCGACTTCATCCCGTACTTTCGACAAAACTTTGAGAGTTGGGAATCTGGTATTTACCCTTaacatttctgtattttctgCACCCTTATATCACTGTGAATATAAAAATTAAGGTGCTAGAATTGAACGAGTGGCATGACGTAAAGGGAGACCAGGTAAGTGGGCCTGCCTGGCGAAAGTGCTCAGCGGAAGCACCGCACTCCTTTCCTCGCCGGCCGGAAGTCGCCGGGTCTGAATGAGTCCTCGAGCCGGCGGCGGCCGTGGTTCTTTGGTCTCCAGTTGACACTGAGTGGCGCCTCGCCGCCGGTTTTGTTTGTCGCTGTGCCGCCAGGTTCATGTGGAGGCTCCCGGGCTTCCGCGCCGTGCTTCGTAGGGTCCGGAAGGCGGTGGAACAGTGCAGCCGCACCGAGGCAGCCCCTGACCCGGCGCTAGCAGCCATGGAGCGCGCTGTAGTGCGCTGTGTGCCCTCGGAGCCCAAGCTGAGCCTGTCCTTTGCGCTGGCCGACGGCAGCCACAAGAACATGCAACGGGACCAGAGCGAGCCGCTGGGCCGGGCCCTCAACCGGATCGCAACCAACGCTCTCAAGGGCCACGCTAAGGCGGCGGCCGCCAAGAAGAGCCGGAAGAATCGACCCGGCGCGAGCGGCGGGGCTGCCTGTGCGGGGAGTGGGCCGGAGCCGGCCGCGGCCTGCGAGCCGGTGGTGAAGCTGTACTACCGTGAGGAGGCCGTGGCCGAGGACGTGCTCAACGTGGACGCCTGGCAGGACGGCGCCGTGCTGCAGATCGGCGATGTCAAGTACAAGGTGGAGCGCAACCCGCCCGCCTTCACCGAGCTGCAGTTGCCGCGGTACATCATGGCGGGCTTCCCGGTGTGTCCTAAACTCACCCTGGAATTTGGGGACCCCGCCGGGTCCCTTTTCCGCTGGTACAAGGAATCCAAGCCGGGAGCGGCGGAGTCTGAGGGCAGTGGCTCCTCGTCCTTGCCTCCCCCCACCGCTCCTCCTACTTGGACCGAGACCGGTGTGGAGGAGCGCGTGTACACCCCGTGCAATGCCGACATCGGGCTGCGGCTGAAGCTTCGATGCACGCCAGGCAATGGGCAGCGCTTCGGGCCGAGCCGGGAGCTGGAGAGTGTGTGCCCAGTGGAGGCCGGGCCTGGCACTTGCACTTTTGATCACCGGCATCTCTACACCAAGAAAGTGACGGAGGACGCGCTCATCCGCACCGTGTCCTACAACATCCTGGCCGACACGTACGCCCAAACTGAGTTCTCGAGGACCGTGCTGTACCCCTACTGTGCCCCCTACGCCCTGGAACTCGACTACCGCCAGAACCTTATCCAGAAGGAACTCACCGGCTACAACGCCGACCTCATCTGTCTGCAGGAGGTTGACCGTGCAGTGTTCTCGGACAGCCTGGTTCCCGCGCTCGAGGCCTTTGGGCTGGAGGGCGTGTTTCGAATCAAGCAACACGAAGGCCTGGCCACTTTCTATCGGAAGTCCAAGTTCAGCCTTCTTAGCCAGCACGACATTTCTTTTCAGGAAGCCCTGGAGTCAGATTCACTTCACAAGGAACTGCTGGAGAAGCTAGCTTTGTACCCTTTGGCGCAAGAGAGGATACTCCAGAGATCCTCGGTCCTCCaggtgagccacccgcacccgtCTTCACGTTCTTTCCCGTATTTAAGGACCTGGGAGACGGGATGCAAGGTTAGCGGTGAGGTTGTAATGGAAACTATCCACTTTTATCCTCTGCTCTTGTAACTTCGGCACACGtgtcattttcattcattcattctgcttGTTTTGATTGAATACCCCTATTATGCTTGCCACCTCGCCGAATGCTTTTAACCAAAGGGACTTTTTTCATCCTTGTAATCCAGGGAGAGACATTTGCTAAATAAAAGATTATAATAGttaagatattttattattaatcaaGCACTATTCTGACACACTTTAAAGTTCTTTAAAGAATTTAGTGCTCAGTGTGCATTATGAGGTGCTTCCCAACTACTGGCTAGGTTTGGCTCATTTAATCTGCACACTAATCATTGTAATCCCGTTTTATAGCtattatcatttcctttttttatccttttccaGGTATAGAGTCATGATTCTTAGCCAATGAACTACTTAGACTAAAGCTacttttgtttttagaaacaCATTCATTTTATGTCCAGAGCTCATAAGTAATTGGTTTTATTCAAGGTAAAATGTCCACCACCCCCCTTTTGCTCACCAGCTGTTTTGTGCAGTTCTTTACACTCTTTGAGTACACACAGTAGCCTTCATGAGGTAGTGAAGTGTACTACTACTGAGTGTACTCCAACCTAAAATGCTGATTATCCACACACAGGGCTACTTAGTTCAAAGCTGGGTTTACTCACTTGAAAAGTCTGCAGTCTAGGTGTTGTGGGTTTCCATAGCAACTTACATATGTTGCACTGTTACTACAATTTTACATGGAAGTGGGGCGTCAGTGACACCTGTTAATCCTATCTGCATAGTAGATGAGACTGGAagggttgcagtttgaggccaacccagacaaAAAATAGTGAAATCCTATCCCTTTTGCTCATAACcaatctgaactcagggcctcatgctcacttggcttttcttactgggctggtgctctatcatttgagccatcaCAGGCTTGAGATTGAGTCTTTTGGACGCTTCAAGCCtgcatcctctggatctcaggctcctgagtagatagcattacaggagtgagccaccagtgcccagcacactAGCTCATCTAATAGATGGCACACATATATCCTCTCAGGCATATGAGAGGCTGAAATTGAAAGGGTCaccagaaaaggctgggcatggAAGTGTATACCTATCATCCCAACTATGACAGTGAGGAAAttagaggattgtggtccaaccAGCtccagagaaaagagagagcctatcttaaaaataaccagggcaaaAAGGACTGAAGGTATGAGTGGCCAAAGcaatagaacatctgcctagtaaATCTTGGTGCCACCCTCCACCCAAAAGTTATACTGAATCCTATTCATTATACCCTAAAATTTACAAATCACATTACATAATTGTGATTGTAGTAccatagggaaggaaaaagagtaaGTCAGTTCATCATAGTCTTTTTTTGTCATAGTCTTAGATGAAAAGCATCAGGAGATAATCAGACACTAACTGAACTGTCCTTTCTGTTTACTTTAGGTTTCAGTTCTTCAGTCTACAAAGGATTCTTCTAAAAGGATATGTGTTGCTAATACCCATCTCTACTGGCATCCAAAAGGTAGGTTTTGATCTGTTTCAAAAGTGATGCTAAAGCTAATTTACAcaagtttgtttctgtttttgttcttttgaaacAGATTTTTACTATGTAGACCAGGCTGATCTAGAACTTGTTATCTTTATGCCTTGGCCTCACAAGTGCTAGGAGTATAGGTGCACCACCATTCCTGGCTCTGCACAGATTTCTCCAGTATCACCCAGATGCTTGTGGCTTAAGGTGACAAGTCACCCACATAGTTTATgagatggttttgttttttaaaaaaataagtactttcattaataatgttttttttttgtattcataGGTGGGTACATTCGACTCATTCAAATGGCTGTAGCTTTGGCTCACATTAGACATGTCTCATGTGACCTGTATCCTGGTATACCAGTTATATTTTGTGGGGACTTTAATAGTACGCCATCAACAGGAATGTATCATTTTGTCATCAATGGTGACATTGCAGAGGATCATGAAGACTGGGCTTCCAATGGGGAAGAGGAAAGATGCAACATGTCTGTCTCACACAGCTTCAAACTGAAGAGTGCTTGTGGTGAACCTGCTTACACAAATTATGTAGGTGGCTTTCATGGATGTCTAGATTACATTTTCATTGACTTAAATGCTTTAGAAGTTGAACAGGTGATTCCATTACCTAGCCATGAAGAAGTTACCACCCACCAGGCCTTACCTAGTGTTTCTCATCCCTCCGATCACATAGCAATTGTATGTGATTTGAAATGGAAGTAGATTTCTGTTTGGTAGAATTTGTTTAAAGTCTGAAAAGGAAGTTTGCTTTGCAGAAAATTAATCTGAACCAAATCTTACATGTAACCTTTTAAGAGGAAATCCAGACATTAAGGTAAAACTACATTAGTTCCTTCCCTACTAGTTATGTTCCAGTCTTTGTTACAAGACCCTCATAATATCATCATATAGTTTCTCTCtgccttttttaatttcttaaacttggagtaaaaacaaatgtatttaggACTAGCAAGAAGAAAACTGAATTATTGTGTAAACTTTTATAAATGTTTTTTAGCTGGTAATTAAGAATTTTCTAAGTACCATTCAAAGGAtcttatcatttttctttcataacaCATTTCACATTCAATTATGTTCCTataattggggagggggggcataCAGGTTAAGGTGAGAAACCTAAGTTCTGATACATGAAAGGAAATACTAGGGTTTACTTCTACCTCAATTTGGTTAGGAATTTATTACAATTTCAGAGCTTTAACAAAAGATTAAAACATACAATCATTCATTGCTATTGCTTCTTTTTCAACTAACGCAATatagtcattcatttatttgtactTTGCTTTTAAATGCACTTTATTTTCTCATGTTacagcttattttgttttttaggcTACAAGCACAATTTAGTATTTAGAGTAGCAACATAATCAAATCACTCTCACTCTTGCTCATGAAAGCTGTTCATAAATCAACAGGGTATTTAACCATAAGATGCTGGAGGCTGTAGCACAAttacattataacaaaaacagcttatTACTGATAGAAGCTTAAAACCCTGAACGAACCACTGAGCATTTCTCCATTAGAAGTATTTGCAATTGTCAGTTTTTAATAGGACTATTGGCCACATCTGAAACAAGAAACTTCTTTTTACAGACTTGAGCAACCTGAGTTATATAACATCACTGTATATATAGTTTGTATGCTGTAAGAGAATTTATGAAgccaaaagttttaaaattagaaattacaGTTGTCCAGAGGATGAACATTAAAATATCTGTTGTTATACTTTATTTGCAGTGCTGtagcttttgcttttttatttttcagaacaaCTTACTTATATTCCTGCATTTTAGTTTCAAGCTCATGTATTTAGAGCCTACTCATCTCAAAAGCTATGATTTTTCCATGAAAGCCCTTGTTTCAAATTCTTTAATGTCGACCCCAATGCCCTAAGAACGctccatttttttaatgagtccTTGCTTCATATTCTGTTGTCACCATACATTGTTAACGCTTGGTGTAAATTTAAGAATGAAATAGTTTTACATACACTTCACATGGATATATGAGGTATTTACAGTACTTAAAGGGAAAGATTAAAGTGTCAGTTCTTGGAATCTTGTTTAGAAGCTTATAAATGGGAAAAATTGACACTACCAAATTGTGCCTTCTTAAAtctg is drawn from Perognathus longimembris pacificus isolate PPM17 chromosome 10, ASM2315922v1, whole genome shotgun sequence and contains these coding sequences:
- the Pde12 gene encoding 2',5'-phosphodiesterase 12, translating into MWRLPGFRAVLRRVRKAVEQCSRTEAAPDPALAAMERAVVRCVPSEPKLSLSFALADGSHKNMQRDQSEPLGRALNRIATNALKGHAKAAAAKKSRKNRPGASGGAACAGSGPEPAAACEPVVKLYYREEAVAEDVLNVDAWQDGAVLQIGDVKYKVERNPPAFTELQLPRYIMAGFPVCPKLTLEFGDPAGSLFRWYKESKPGAAESEGSGSSSLPPPTAPPTWTETGVEERVYTPCNADIGLRLKLRCTPGNGQRFGPSRELESVCPVEAGPGTCTFDHRHLYTKKVTEDALIRTVSYNILADTYAQTEFSRTVLYPYCAPYALELDYRQNLIQKELTGYNADLICLQEVDRAVFSDSLVPALEAFGLEGVFRIKQHEGLATFYRKSKFSLLSQHDISFQEALESDSLHKELLEKLALYPLAQERILQRSSVLQVSVLQSTKDSSKRICVANTHLYWHPKGGYIRLIQMAVALAHIRHVSCDLYPGIPVIFCGDFNSTPSTGMYHFVINGDIAEDHEDWASNGEEERCNMSVSHSFKLKSACGEPAYTNYVGGFHGCLDYIFIDLNALEVEQVIPLPSHEEVTTHQALPSVSHPSDHIAIVCDLKWK